In the genome of Nocardioides sp. NBC_00368, the window GCCTGCACGGCACCCAGATGCGCAAGAGCGGCGATCCCTACATCACCCACCCGCTCGCGGTGACCACGATCCTCGCCGAGCTCGGCATGACCGAGCCGACCCTCGTCGCGGCCCTGCTGCACGACACCGTCGAGGACACGCCCTACACGCTCAAGGAGCTCACCCGCGACTTCGGTGAGGAGGTCGCCCACCTCGTCGACGGCGTCACCAAGCTCGACAAGGTCACCTACGGTGACTCGGCGCAGGCCGAGACGATCCGCAAGATGGTCGTGGCGATGTCGCGTGACATCCGGGTGCTCGTGATCAAGCTGGCCGACCGCCTGCACAACATGCGTACGCTGCGCTACGTCCCCCAAAAGTCGCAGGAGCGGTCGGCTCGCGAGACGCTCGACATCTACGCGCCCCTGGCCCACCGGCTCGGCATGAATACCATCAAGTTCGAGCTGGAGGACCTCGCCTTCGCGACCCTCTACCCGAAGATGTACGACGAGCTCGTCCGCCTCGTCGCCGACCGCAATCCGTCGCGGGAGAAGTTCCTGGCGCAGGTCATCGACCAGGTCGAGCGTGACCTGCACGACGCCCGGATCAAGGCGACCGTCACCGGGCGCCCGAAGCACTACTACTCGATCTACCAGAAGATGATCGTCGGCGGTAAGGACTTCTCCGACATCAACGACCTGGTCGGCATCCGGATCCTGGTCGAGGACGAGCGCGACTGCTACTCCGTACTCGGCATCCTGCACTCGCGGTGGAACCCTGTCCTCGGGCGGTTCAAGGACTACATCGCGATGCCGAAGTTCAACATGTACCAGTCGCTGCACACCACCGTGATCGGCCCGCAGGGCAAGCCGGTCGAGCTGCAGATCCGCACCTTCGCGATGCACCGCCGCGCCGAGTTCGGCGTCGCCGCGCACTGGAAGTACAAGGAGGACGGCCGCAACGGTGTCGATACCGACCGGCCGATGGACAACGACATGAGCTGGGTCAAGCAGCTCATGGACTGGCAGTCGGAGGTCAACGACCCCGGTGAGTTCCTGGAGTCGCTGCGCTTCGAGATGAAGCGCACCGAGGTCTACGTCTTCACGCCCAAGGGCGACGTGATCGCGCTGCCGGCCGACGCGACCCCTGTCGATTTCGCCTACGCCGTCCACACCGAGGTCGGAAACAAGACCATCGGCGCCCGGGTCAACGGCCGGCTGGTGCCGCTGGAGTCGACCCTGGAGAGCGGCGACGTCGTCGAGGTCTTCACCTCCAAGTCACCCAACGCCGGCCCGTCGAAGGACTGGACCTCCTTCGTCAAGTCCAACCGGGCCAAGGCGAAGATCCGGCAGTGGTACACGCGCGAGCGTCGCGACGAGGCCATCGAGAAGGGCCAGGACGCGATCGCGCGACTCATGCGCAAGGAGGGCCTGCCCCTCAAGCGGCTGATGTCGCGCGAGTCGCTCATGCTCGCCGCCGACCACTTCGATCTCGCCGACGTCGAGGCGCTCTACGCCGCGGTCGGTGAGAGCCACCTCTCCGCGCAGGCGGTCGTACGCCGGGTCATCGAGGACCATGGCGGCGACGATGGCGCTGCCGAGGACCTCGCCGAGGCCATCAACGTCGGCCGCAGGCGCCACGGCAAGGTCTCGACCGCCAACTCCGACGCCGGCGTGATCGTCAAGGGGTCCCCGGACGTCTGGGTCAAGCTCGCCAAGTGCTGCACCCCGGTGCCCGGCGACGACATCCTCGGTTTCGTCACCAAGGGCGGGGGAGTCTCGGTCCACCGCACCGACTGCACCAACGCCGCCGAGCTCCGCTCCCACCCCGAGCGGCTGCTCGAGGTCGAGTGGGGTTCCACCTCCAACTCGGTCTTCCTGGTCAACATCCAGGTCGAGGCGCTCGACCGGGCCCGGCTCCTCTCGGACATCACGATGGCGCTCTCCGACGCCCACGTGAACATCCTCAGTGCCCAGCTCACCACCACCCGCGACCGCGTCGCGAAGTCCCGGTTCTCCTTCGAGATGGCCGACTCCAAACACCTGGACACCGTCTTGAAGCAGGTACGCACCGTCCCCGGCGTCTTCGACGCCTACCGCGTCACCCAGTAGAAGGAGACGGCATGCTCTTCTGGATCCTCATCATCGGTGGCGTACTCCTCCTCGCCGGCCTGGTTTGGAGGAACGCCGGCAAGCCTCCGTCGGGCGTCGACTCCGAGGCCGTGCGTAACGCCAAGCGCGACAACAACGCCAAGGGCGACTACTTCGGCGGCATCTGACTCACGCCGAGTCGGCGCGAACTGACGACGTAGCACGCCGAGTCGGCTCGCCGTGACGAGCCGACTCGGCGTCGAGGCTCAGGAGAAGTCGGCGCTGGCGCGCTTGGCCATCTCCAGGAACTGACGACGGGACTCGAGGTTCTCCTCGAGGCTCTTGATCTTGCGGGCGTCACCCGAGGCCTGGGCCTTGTCGAGGTCCTTCTCGACCTGGGCGATGGCGTCCTCGAGCTTGGCGATCATGTCGTCGGCACGCGCGGACTTCTCCGGGTCGGACTTGCGCCACTGGTCGTCCTCGGCGGACTTGATGGCCTGCTCGACCTTGCGCATCGCACCCTCGAGCTCCTTGATGCGGTCGCGCGGGACCTTGCCGGCCTCGTCCCAGCGGTCGGCGATGTCGCGGAAGGAGCGCTTGACGCCGTCGAGGTCGTCGCCCTTCTCCAGTTGCGGGAGGAGCGCCTGCGCCTCGGCGAGGAGCCCTTCCTTGACCACGGCGTTCTGCGCGAACTCGGCGTCGAGCGCCGCGTTGGCGGCGTCACGGGCACCGAAGAAGACGTCCTGGGCGGCCCGGAACTGCTTCCAGAGCTTGTCGTCGACGTCCTTGGGCGCGGGCCCGGCGGCCTTCCAGTCGCGCATCAGGTCGCGGTAGCGGCCGGCGGTGGGGCCCCAGTCGGTGGAGGAGGAGAGCTGCTCGGCCTCGGCGATGATCCGCTCCTTGATCACCTTGGCGTCCTCACGCCGGGCGTTGAGCTCGGCGAAGTGGGCCTTGCGGCGGCGCGTGTAAGCCGTACGCGCGGTCGAGAAGCGCCGCCACAGCGCGTCGTCGGACCCGCGGTCGATGCGGGGGAGCGCCTTCCACTGGTCGAGCAGCTCACGCAGCCGGTTGGCACCGTTGCGCCAGTCGTTGCTCTGGGCCAGCTTCTCGGCCTCGGTGACGAGGGCCTCCTTGGCGACCTTCGCCTCGGCCGCCTTCGCGGCCCGTTCGGCCTTGCGGGCCTCGCGCTGGGTGGCGATGACCGGCGCCAGTGCCTCCAGCCGCGCCACCAGCGAGGCGAGGTCGCCGACCGCGTTGGCATCGGTCACCTTCTCGACGACGGTCTTGACCGCCGCGGTCGCCTCGTCGGGCGACGTCTTGCCCGCATGCACCCGCCGCTCGAGCTGCTCGACCTCGAAGGCGAGCTGGTCGAACCGGTTGGTGAAGAAGGCAAGCGCCTCCTCTGGCGTGCCTTCCGGGTATTGCCCCACGGAACGCTCGCCGTCTGCGGTCTTCACGTAGACCGTTCCGTCTTCCTCGACCCGACCCCACTGCTCGCTGGTCACAATGTCCCTACTCTTCGCATGAGGCGCTAACCTCTTATGAAATCTCCCCCGCCGGACACCGTGCTCGTCACAGTCCCGGTCGGCTCAACTTGCAGGTCCCCGTGGTGTCCCGACACACCTCGGGATGCCCATCGTAGTCAGACGCCACGATGCGGCGCTGCACTGTACCGCTGGATAGGGTGTTTCTCGTGTTGATCGCAGGCTTTCCCGCCGGTCCGTGGGGCACCAACTGCTACGTCGCCGCCACCGGTCCGGGCACCGAGTGCGTCGTGATCGACCCCGGGAAGGACGCCGCGAAGGGGATCGAGGAGATCGTCCGCGAGCAGCGCCTCAAGCCGGTCGCGGTGCTCCTCACCCACGGCCACGTCGACCACATGTGGTCCGTGACCCCGGTGAGCAGGACGTACGACGCCACTGCCTGGATCCATCCCAACGACCGTCACCTCCTCGCCGACCCGCTCCAGGGCATCTCGCCGGAGTCGGCGCGGATGCTGCTGGGAATGCCGGAGGGGAGCTACGACTTCGTGGAGCCCGACGACGTCCGCGAGCTGAGCGACGGGCAGGCCATCGACCTGGCCGGGATGAGCTTCCTGATCGACCATACGCCCGGGCATACCGAGGGGTCGGTCACCTTCCGGACTCCTTACCCCGACCACGCCGAGGTCAGTGACGTGATGTTCTCCGGCGACCTGCTCTTCGCGGGCAGCATCGGGCGTACGGACCTTCCTGGCGGTGACCACGCCACGATGCTGCAGTCCTTGACCACCAAGGTGCTGCCCCTCGCCGACGACATCGTGGTGCTCCCCGGGCATGGCGAGCAGACCTCCATCGGTCGCGAGCGCGCGACGAACCCCTTCCTTCAGGACCTGATCACCACACCATGAACAAGCCAACACCCCTCTCCGGGTTCCCGGAGTTCCTGCCGAGCCAGCGCACCGTCGAGCGCGAGGTCATCGAGACCTTGAGCCGCACCTTCGAGCTGCACGGCTTCGGCAACATCGAGACCCGCGCCGTCGAGCCGATGGACCAGCTGCTGCGCAAGGGCGACACCAGCAAAGAGGTCTACGTCCTCAAGCGGCTCCAGGAGCAGGACGACTCGCGAGACAAAGGGATGGGGCTCCACTTCGACCTCACCGTCCCTTTCGCCCGCTACGTGCTCGAGAACGCCGGCAAGCTGGAGTTCCCCTTCCGCCGCTACCAGATCCAGAAGGTCTGGCGAGGCGAGCGCCCGCAGGAGGGCCGCTTCCGTGAGTTCGCGCAGGCCGACATCGACATCGTCGGGCGCGACACGCTGCCGTTCCACCACGACGTCGAGGTCGCCCGGGTCATGCTCGAGGCGCTCGGCAAGCTGACCTTCCTTCCCGGGTTCACTCTCCAGGTCAACAACCGCAAGCTGATCCAGGGCTTCTACGCCGGCCTCGGCGCCCCCGACCTCGAGGAGACCATGCGGCTCATCGACAAGCTCGACAAGATGCCGGCCGACGAGGTCGGCAAGCTGCTGGTCTCCGAGGCGGGGCTGAGCGACGAGCAGGCCGCCAAGTGCCTCGAGCTCGCCACGATCACCGCCACCGACGACTCCTTCGTCGAGAAGGTCCGTGGCCTCGGTGTCGAGAGCGAGCTGCTCGACGAGGGCCTGTCCGAGCTGGCCACGCTGGTCAACGCCACCGCACCCCTCAACACCGAGTCCGTACGCGTCGTGGCCGACCTGAGCATCGCCAGGGGCCTGGACTACTACACCGGCACCGTCTTCGAGACCCGCCTCGACGGCTACGAGTCGCTGGGCAGCATCTGCTCCGGTGGCCGCTACGACGCCCTCGCCAGCGATGGCAGGACCACCTACCCGGGCGTCGGGATCTCGCTCGGCGTCAGCCGCGTCCTGGTGCCGCTCGTGCAGAAGGGCGTGCTCGACGGGGACCGCAAGGTCCCGAGCACCGTGTTGGTCGCGGTCGCCGACGAGGAGAGCCGCGCGAGCGCCGATGAGGCGGCCCAGGCCCTGCGCGCCCACAATGTTGCCTGCGAGGTCTCGCCCAACGCCGCCAAGTTCGGCAAGCAGATCCGCTTCGCGGAGCGCCGCGGCATCCCGTACGTCCTCTTCGCCACCGAAGGCGGCTACGAGATCAAGGACATCCGCACCGGCGACCAGGTTCCGGCCGACCCGGCCACCTGGACGCCTCAGAACGAGAGCGACCTGAAGCCCCAGGTCGTCGCGAACACCGAGGAGAAGAAGTGATCCGCACCCACGACGCCGGCACCCTGCGTGCCGAGCACGTCGGCCAGACCGTGACCCTCGCCGGCTGGGTAGGCCGCCGACGCGATCACGGCGGGGTCGCGTTCCTCGATCTGCGTGAGGCCAGCGGCGTGGTCCAGGTCGTCGTCCGCGACGAGGAGATCGCCCACCACCTGCGCAACGAATACTGCATCAAGGTCACCGGCGAGGTCGTCGCGCGCACGGAGGAGAACCGCAACCCCAACCTCGCCACCGGCGAGATCGAGGTCGTCGCGAAGGACCTCGAGGTCCTCTCCGCCGCCGCGGCCCTCCCGTTCCCGATCGACGACCACGTCGAGGTCGGCGAGGACGTCCGCTACAAGCACCGCTACCTCGACCTGCGCCGCACCGGGCCCGGCAACGCGATCCGCCTGCGGTCGAAGGCCAACAAGGCGGCCCGCGACGTGCTCGCGGCCCACGACTTCGTCGAGATCGAGACCCCGACGCTGACCCGCTCGACCCCCGAGGGCGCGCGCGACTTCCTGGTGCCGGCGCGGCTGCAGCCCGGCTCCTGGTACGCCCTGCCGCAGTCCCCGCAGCTGTTCAAGCAGCTGCTCATGGTCGGCGGCATGGAGCGCTACTACCAGATCGCCCGCGCCTACCGTGACGAGGACTTCCGCGCCGACCGGCAGCCGGAGTTCACCCAGCTCGACATCGAGATGAGCTTCGTCGAGCAGGACGACGTGATCGCGCTCGGCGAGGAGATCGTCGCGGCGCTGTGGAAGCTGATCGGCTACGACGTACCCCTCCCGCTGCCGCGGATGACCTACGCCGACGCGATGGCGAAGTACGGCTCGGACAAGCCCGACCTGCGCTTCGGTATCGAGATCACCGAGTGCACCGACTACTTCTCCGAGACGACGTTCCGCGTCTTCCAGGCGCCCTACGTCGGTGCCGTGGTGATGCCGGGCGGCGCCAGCCAGCCGCGGCGCCAGCTCGACGGTTGGCAGGACTGGGCCAAGCAGCGCGGCGCCAAGGGTCTGGCGTACGTCCTGGTCCAGGAGGACGGCTCGCTGACCGGCCCGGTCGCCAAGAACCTCTCCGAGACCGAGGCCGCCGGCCTGGCCGCTCACGTCGGCGCCAACCCCGGCGACTGCATCTTCTTCGCGGCCGGTTCCCCCAAGTCGAGCCGTTCCCTGCTCGGTGCCGCCCGCCTGGAGATCGGCAACCGCCTCCACCTCCGCAAGGACGGCGAGTGGAGCTTCCTGTGGGTCGTCGACGCGCCGCTGCTCGAGCCCGCCTCCGAGGCGGTCGAGTGCGGTGACGTCGCGGTCGGCGCGGGGGAGTGGACCGCGGTCCACCACGCCTTCACCAGCCCGCAGGACGTCGAGGCCTTCGACAAGGACCCCGGCAACGCGGTCGCCTGGGCCTACGACATCGTCTGCAACGGCAACGAGATCGGCGGCGGCTCGATCCGTATCCACCGCGAGGACGTCCAGAAGCGGGTCTTCGACCTGATGGGGATCGGCGAGGAGGAGGCCGAGGAGAAGTTCGGCTTCCTGCTCGAGGCGTTCAAGTTCGGCGCCCCGCCCCACGGGGGCATCGCGTTCGGCTGGGACCGCGTCGTCGCCCTGCTGGCCGGCACCGACTCGATCCGCGACGTGATCGCCTTCCCGAAGACGGGTGCCGGCTACGACCCGCTCACCGCCGCCCCGGCGCCGATCACTCCCGAGCAGCGCAAGGAGGCCGGCGTCGACGCGAAGCCGACGTCGCCGGAATCCGAGTAGGCCCACGTACGAGATTCTCTCGGATGGAAACGGTCCTCGGTCCTCGGCAGATGCACTTGCCGAGGACCGAGGACTCGTCGGGACCCGCGACTACTTGCTGAACCTGAACCAGTAGTTGTGCTTCCCCAACCATCCGCCGCCCGGCACGTTGCGGTTGTTCCACTCGTCGTGAACCTCCCAGCGCTGACTTCCCCTGGGGTTGGTCACGGTCTTCGAGAACGTGCATGACTTTGTGTTCCAGCAGTTCTTCACACCGGTCGTGACCCAGCCGGGCCGCTGGATCGTGACGCCGTGGTAGATCTCGGCGACGACTTGCTCGCAGCGCACCCTGATCGAGATCTTGAGCTTCCCGGCCGCGGGTACGGACGTGCTGTAGGACGCGCCGCACCCTGCGGGGTTCGGTGGAATGGGTGCCGCCTGGGCAGGCGAGGTGGACATCGGTCCTGCGACCAGCGTACCGGCGGCGATCGACGCGCTCGCCAGCAGCGGCAGGAGCATGCGGGACATTCGAAGCATCTTTCCTCCATGTTCGACGTTTGGGCCTTGCTCACTAGATTCAAAGCAAGGTGAGCGTCGATGGACAGGCACAACGACCGGCACCTTCTGTTCCGGTCGACCTGGCGTGACAACGATCCAGCTGTTCCGAGCGACGAGGAGCCCGAGTGCGCCTGCGATCTCTCGCCGCAGGTGAACGGGCGTCAACCCGTGTGAATGCGTGTGAAGATGGATGCGGTTTCGGTGTGCTTGGGTTCGGGAGCGAGGAAGTGCGTGATCGGGAATGCGCTCGTGGAGCTGCGTCGCCGCGCCGGCCTGACCCAGGAGGCGCTCGCAGAGCGCGCAGGCATCAGCGTGCGTGGCCTGCGCAAGTTGGAGAGCGGGCTGGTGGCGGGACCGAGACTGGCAACGCTGGAGGTCCTTGCTGACGCGCTCGAGCTGACCGGAGACGCCCGCTCGGCCTTCGTCTCGGGATCGGGGCTTTCGGAGGGACGTGGAAGCGTCGAGCGAGCGATTCACATTCCGAGGCAGCTACCACCGCGGTTGGCCTCCTTCGTCGGGCGCGCCGGGGAAGTCGAGATCCTGGATGATGCTGTTGCCGGTGCGACAACGTCTCCCGCGGCTGCGTCAACCTGTGTCGTGACGATGGCGGGCCTTCCCGGGATCGGAAAGACCGCGCTCGCCGTCGAGTGGGGGTATCGGGCAGCGTCGCATTTTCCGGATGGGCAGCTGTATCTGAACCTTCGAGGGTTCGACGCGAAGAATGAACCGCTCTCACCCGACGAGGCGCTGAGGGTGCTGTTGACCTCACTGGGAGTCGCGGAGGCCAAGATCTGTCACGGTCTCGAAGCACGAATCGGGCAGTACCGCACGCTGGTGTCGACCAAGCGGATCTTGGTCATCCTGGACAACGCTGTCGACTCGGACCAAGTGCGCCCTCTTCTTCCCGCCGGAATGGGGTCCGCCGCGCTTGTCGTGAGTCGGCATCGATTGCCCGGCCTCGTGGCGGAGGTCGGCGCGGTTCCTGTCACCGTCGGAGTCCTTCGCCCAGAGGAGTCGCGCGAGCTGATCCTGCGACGGCTCCCATCTGATGCGAGGACTGGGGACGCCCAGCCACTGGAGCTGCAGCCTCTGGTGGACATGTGCTCTGGTCTCCCGCTGGCTCTCGCGCTCGTTGCTTCTCGTGCCCAGCTCGAGCCCGAGATGATCGGTGAGTACGCCACGATGGCCAGGCCTGCCGATCAGCGTTTCTCGGTCTTCGCATCGAGTGACAGATCGGCATCTTTCGAGGACTTGCTGCTGGGCTCGTTGGACAGTCTGTCGGAAGACGTGCAGCGATGCTTCGTGCTCATGGGCCTCGGGGTCTCGTCCGAGCTGTCATTGGCCGAGTTGGCAAGCTTGTGCGCATGCGGGCTCGACGAGGCACGGCGCCTGGCGGGTGAGCTGTTGGACGCGAGCCTGGTGCAGGCGGCGGGCGGTGGGCGTATAGCTCTGCACGATCTCATCTGGGACTTCGTCACCGAGCGAGCACGATCTGGCATCCCACCGGATGAGGTGTCGCGATGTCGCAAGCGGCTGCTCGACTACCTCATCCAGGGATCGGTGGCCGCCACGGCGCAGTTCGCGCCGTACCGGACGAGGCGGGCCCTGCCGGCGCCGGCCGAAGGGATCGTCGTCGAGGAGTTCGGATCGGCGAACGAGGCGCGCGCCTGGATGTCTTCAATGCTCGGCGCGGGGGTGGTGGCCGTCGGCCATGCGGAAGCATGGGGATTTCCCCGGGAGGCGGCGTGGCTCGCTGACGGCCTCGGCGCCTACCTCGATATTCAAGGGCGCTGGGACGAACTGCTGGCTGTTGCGACATCCGCGCTACGCGCTGGAGAGGTGTTGGGCGATTCGCAGACCCAGGCACTGGCCCACCGGAGCCTTGCGATCGCACAGGCGAGGACTGGCGATGCCGAGCAAGCCGAGCAGAGCGTTCGTCGGGCGCTCAGTCTCTATTCTCGCTCAGGCGACGTGGAGGGAGAGGCGTATGCCCACAGACTGCTCGGCCACCTTCTCGACGAGTCGGGCGATCAGCGGAATGCTCTGGACCATCACCGTCAGGCGCTGGTGCTCTTCGAAGAGCTGGGTGATGAAGCTGCCCAGGCCAGAGCGCTGAATGGTGTCGGCTGGATTCATGCCCAGCTCGGTGACCTGGAGATTGCGCTCGACCACTGCACTCGGTCCGCGGAGATGGCTGTCCTGTTGATGCATACTCGCTCCGCCGCTTCGGCATGGGACAGCATTGGCTTCATCCGGCACGCGATGCGGGATTTCGAGGCGTCTGAGGACGCGTACCAACGAGCGTTGGCAGCCTGGCGCGACATC includes:
- a CDS encoding RelA/SpoT family protein; this translates as MAEDRIVAQPRAHNIEARESSGPAPSGRSVRARLARIGGRGAPGNPVLEPLFRAVRSNHPKADLALLERAYVTAERLHGTQMRKSGDPYITHPLAVTTILAELGMTEPTLVAALLHDTVEDTPYTLKELTRDFGEEVAHLVDGVTKLDKVTYGDSAQAETIRKMVVAMSRDIRVLVIKLADRLHNMRTLRYVPQKSQERSARETLDIYAPLAHRLGMNTIKFELEDLAFATLYPKMYDELVRLVADRNPSREKFLAQVIDQVERDLHDARIKATVTGRPKHYYSIYQKMIVGGKDFSDINDLVGIRILVEDERDCYSVLGILHSRWNPVLGRFKDYIAMPKFNMYQSLHTTVIGPQGKPVELQIRTFAMHRRAEFGVAAHWKYKEDGRNGVDTDRPMDNDMSWVKQLMDWQSEVNDPGEFLESLRFEMKRTEVYVFTPKGDVIALPADATPVDFAYAVHTEVGNKTIGARVNGRLVPLESTLESGDVVEVFTSKSPNAGPSKDWTSFVKSNRAKAKIRQWYTRERRDEAIEKGQDAIARLMRKEGLPLKRLMSRESLMLAADHFDLADVEALYAAVGESHLSAQAVVRRVIEDHGGDDGAAEDLAEAINVGRRRHGKVSTANSDAGVIVKGSPDVWVKLAKCCTPVPGDDILGFVTKGGGVSVHRTDCTNAAELRSHPERLLEVEWGSTSNSVFLVNIQVEALDRARLLSDITMALSDAHVNILSAQLTTTRDRVAKSRFSFEMADSKHLDTVLKQVRTVPGVFDAYRVTQ
- the hisS gene encoding histidine--tRNA ligase; the encoded protein is MNKPTPLSGFPEFLPSQRTVEREVIETLSRTFELHGFGNIETRAVEPMDQLLRKGDTSKEVYVLKRLQEQDDSRDKGMGLHFDLTVPFARYVLENAGKLEFPFRRYQIQKVWRGERPQEGRFREFAQADIDIVGRDTLPFHHDVEVARVMLEALGKLTFLPGFTLQVNNRKLIQGFYAGLGAPDLEETMRLIDKLDKMPADEVGKLLVSEAGLSDEQAAKCLELATITATDDSFVEKVRGLGVESELLDEGLSELATLVNATAPLNTESVRVVADLSIARGLDYYTGTVFETRLDGYESLGSICSGGRYDALASDGRTTYPGVGISLGVSRVLVPLVQKGVLDGDRKVPSTVLVAVADEESRASADEAAQALRAHNVACEVSPNAAKFGKQIRFAERRGIPYVLFATEGGYEIKDIRTGDQVPADPATWTPQNESDLKPQVVANTEEKK
- the aspS gene encoding aspartate--tRNA ligase, whose protein sequence is MIRTHDAGTLRAEHVGQTVTLAGWVGRRRDHGGVAFLDLREASGVVQVVVRDEEIAHHLRNEYCIKVTGEVVARTEENRNPNLATGEIEVVAKDLEVLSAAAALPFPIDDHVEVGEDVRYKHRYLDLRRTGPGNAIRLRSKANKAARDVLAAHDFVEIETPTLTRSTPEGARDFLVPARLQPGSWYALPQSPQLFKQLLMVGGMERYYQIARAYRDEDFRADRQPEFTQLDIEMSFVEQDDVIALGEEIVAALWKLIGYDVPLPLPRMTYADAMAKYGSDKPDLRFGIEITECTDYFSETTFRVFQAPYVGAVVMPGGASQPRRQLDGWQDWAKQRGAKGLAYVLVQEDGSLTGPVAKNLSETEAAGLAAHVGANPGDCIFFAAGSPKSSRSLLGAARLEIGNRLHLRKDGEWSFLWVVDAPLLEPASEAVECGDVAVGAGEWTAVHHAFTSPQDVEAFDKDPGNAVAWAYDIVCNGNEIGGGSIRIHREDVQKRVFDLMGIGEEEAEEKFGFLLEAFKFGAPPHGGIAFGWDRVVALLAGTDSIRDVIAFPKTGAGYDPLTAAPAPITPEQRKEAGVDAKPTSPESE
- a CDS encoding DUF349 domain-containing protein codes for the protein MTSEQWGRVEEDGTVYVKTADGERSVGQYPEGTPEEALAFFTNRFDQLAFEVEQLERRVHAGKTSPDEATAAVKTVVEKVTDANAVGDLASLVARLEALAPVIATQREARKAERAAKAAEAKVAKEALVTEAEKLAQSNDWRNGANRLRELLDQWKALPRIDRGSDDALWRRFSTARTAYTRRRKAHFAELNARREDAKVIKERIIAEAEQLSSSTDWGPTAGRYRDLMRDWKAAGPAPKDVDDKLWKQFRAAQDVFFGARDAANAALDAEFAQNAVVKEGLLAEAQALLPQLEKGDDLDGVKRSFRDIADRWDEAGKVPRDRIKELEGAMRKVEQAIKSAEDDQWRKSDPEKSARADDMIAKLEDAIAQVEKDLDKAQASGDARKIKSLEENLESRRQFLEMAKRASADFS
- a CDS encoding tetratricopeptide repeat protein — protein: MIGNALVELRRRAGLTQEALAERAGISVRGLRKLESGLVAGPRLATLEVLADALELTGDARSAFVSGSGLSEGRGSVERAIHIPRQLPPRLASFVGRAGEVEILDDAVAGATTSPAAASTCVVTMAGLPGIGKTALAVEWGYRAASHFPDGQLYLNLRGFDAKNEPLSPDEALRVLLTSLGVAEAKICHGLEARIGQYRTLVSTKRILVILDNAVDSDQVRPLLPAGMGSAALVVSRHRLPGLVAEVGAVPVTVGVLRPEESRELILRRLPSDARTGDAQPLELQPLVDMCSGLPLALALVASRAQLEPEMIGEYATMARPADQRFSVFASSDRSASFEDLLLGSLDSLSEDVQRCFVLMGLGVSSELSLAELASLCACGLDEARRLAGELLDASLVQAAGGGRIALHDLIWDFVTERARSGIPPDEVSRCRKRLLDYLIQGSVAATAQFAPYRTRRALPAPAEGIVVEEFGSANEARAWMSSMLGAGVVAVGHAEAWGFPREAAWLADGLGAYLDIQGRWDELLAVATSALRAGEVLGDSQTQALAHRSLAIAQARTGDAEQAEQSVRRALSLYSRSGDVEGEAYAHRLLGHLLDESGDQRNALDHHRQALVLFEELGDEAAQARALNGVGWIHAQLGDLEIALDHCTRSAEMAVLLMHTRSAASAWDSIGFIRHAMRDFEASEDAYQRALAAWRDIDERYYQARTLERLGRLRVDMADHAGAIDAMRLAEELFDELGLPQADAVRKRLTGLERVGVAPPERR
- a CDS encoding MBL fold metallo-hydrolase is translated as MLIAGFPAGPWGTNCYVAATGPGTECVVIDPGKDAAKGIEEIVREQRLKPVAVLLTHGHVDHMWSVTPVSRTYDATAWIHPNDRHLLADPLQGISPESARMLLGMPEGSYDFVEPDDVRELSDGQAIDLAGMSFLIDHTPGHTEGSVTFRTPYPDHAEVSDVMFSGDLLFAGSIGRTDLPGGDHATMLQSLTTKVLPLADDIVVLPGHGEQTSIGRERATNPFLQDLITTP